TGTAGAAAAATGCAGACATGGGAAATGAAACAGGGATATTTGTGGCCTTTCTTGGGCCCTCTAATTTGGGGTGGGTGGATAATAACATCTTCAGTGATGTTGCTCACCTTGAATTTGGTTTGGCTTCTGATGTTCTACCTTTCTTCTTGCAGCTCATGTGGCGTTTGACTCAAACACACCATTTCAATCACTGGTTGTGTCGCCAGGCAAGAAGACTGTGGAAAATGTGGGTGGCCCCCAAGTTGTGCCAGACAATCCAGAGAGATTCAATAGCAGCCCCTGTGCGCTGGGATCTCCTGGATTCCGATCAGGGAAACATTTCTTTGAAGTGAAGTATGGGACACAAAGGGAATGGGCTGTTGGGCTAGCCGGGAAGTCTGTGAAGAGAAAAGGATATCTCAGACTTGACCCCGAAGAACAGATTTGGCACTTTCCCATACTTCACTTCAAAGAAGTGGCTTCAAAGAAGTGGCTTCGGCGATCGGATTCTCACAACAGTTCTAGAAAGATTATTGTCTTTTTGGATTACAATGGGGGAAAAGTGATTTTTAAAAGGAATGGTGAAGTCACTACCAACAAGGCCAATTTCAATAGGGAGGAAGTCCTACCCTTTTTCTATATAGGGGGCACTGTTTCACTCACAATTCTTTAAGGAGTTACAATTCTTGATTAAAACAAAGGGCTCCTCTCTACACAACCTTTGCAATGCCTGTTTAAGCATTTAATAATCTCTGGCTTTGGGAGAATaatcatgtacaggtagtcctcaacttacaacagttggtttaagtgactgtttgaagttacagcagcactgcaaaaatataacttctggcaatttttcacacttatgactgttgcagcattcccatagtcacgtgatcaaaaaacaGTCACTTGACAAcagcctcatatttatgacggttgcagtgcccagggtcatgtgatcagcttttgtgaccttctgagaagcaaaatcagtggggaagccagattcacttaacaaccgtgttactaacttaacaactgcagtgaatcacttaacaactgtggctagaaaggccataaaaatcaggcaaaactcacttaagaactgtctcgcttaacaacagaaatttgggactcaattgtgctcataagtcgaggactacctgtcccatATGTCCCTCCCCATCTCCAAACTGCCAAGAgcatttaaattccaaatttatAAGGGTTTGTTGccataaaacgtatttatttactcgcgctgggctggcttaaattttaaattgttaaatttaaatttctagatgaattttaagggtttttagattttaaatgtttttaaatctcggccaattatttaatacgttttttaatcttgttttaattgtacattgcttgtgttcttattttttggctgtaaaccgccctgagtccttcaggagaagggcggtataaaaatctaataaataataataataataataataataataatgatgatgatgatgatgatgatgatgatgatgatgatgataatgataatgatgataataataataataataataataataataataataataataataataataataataataatatactttaCACTCCTTTGCATAAACTATATTGCATCTTTTTCCCCTTAGAGACATAAAGGTTTCTTGAAGGGAATTATGATGACGCCACATTGAAGGCCGTCCCAGTAATATACCAAATCTGTTTAATCATTGGATGAAAGGAATTGTATGTGTATAGAACAGTACTGCTAATAAAGTCTCAATTTTATTACTTtcatcatttaaatatgaattgCTTCCAATTTATGGTTGCCCTCCACAAACAAGCAGGCTTCTAGATCTGTACTAGTTTTGTGTGTTTCTTGACCCAAGTCATCACCCAGGGCAATCAAAACATTTCATTATCCTAATAAGTCTGGAATGAGCCTAGTAACCTTGATTCCCCTTATAGAATCTTAGTATTCTCCACAACCAAAGCGattcacaatgtaagccgccctgagtcttcggagaagggcgggatataaatgtaaataataataataataataataataataataatgatgatgatgatgatgatgatgatgatgatgatgataatgataatgatgataataataataataataataataataataataataataataataataataataatatactttaCACTCCTTTGCATAAACTATATTGCATCTTTTTCCCCTTAGAGACATAAAGGTTTCTTGAAGGGAATTATGATGACGCCACATTGAAGGCCGTCCCAGTAATATACCAAATCTGTTTAATCATTGGATGAAAGGAATTGTATGTGTATAGAACAGTACTGCTAATAAAGTCTCAATTTTATTACTTtcatcatttaaatatgaattgCTTCCAATTTATGGTTGCCCTCCACAAACAAGCAGGCTTCTAGATCTGTACTAGTTTTGTGTGTTTCTTGACCCAAGTCATCACCCAGGGCAATCAAAACATTTCATTATCCTAATAAGTCTGGAATGAGCCTAGTAACCTTGATTCCCCTTATAGAATCTTAGTATTCTCCACAACCAAAGCGattcacaatgtaagccgcctgagtcttggagaagggcggtataaaaatctaataaataataataataataataataataataataatgatgatgatgatgatgatgatgatgatgatgatgataatgatgatgataataataataataataataataataataataataataataataataataataatatactttaCACTCCTTTGCATAAACAATATTGCATCTTTTTCCCCTTAGAGACATAAAGGTTTCTTGAAGGGAATTATGATGACGCCACATTGAAGGCCGTCCCAGTAATATACCAAATCTGTTTAATCATTGGACGAAAGGAATTGTATGTGTATAGAACAGTACTGCTAATAAAGTCTCAATTTTATTACTTtcatcatttaaatatgaattgCTTCCAATTTATGGTTACCCTCCACAAACAAGCAGGCTTCTAGATCTGTACTAGTTTTGTGTGTTTCTTGACCCAAGTCATCATCCAGGGCAATCAAAACATTTCATTATCCCAATAAGTCTGGAATGAGCCTAGTAACCTTGATTCCCCTTATAGAATCTTATTATTCTCCACAACCAAAGTGattcacaatgtaagccgccctgagtcttcggagaagggcaggatataaattcaaataaaagaaaaaaagaaaagaaaaaagattctcCTTGATGAGACAAAGACAGAATCTAATTTACCTTGACAAGGTAGTTTGTGTCACTTTGCAGCCTCAACTATGTTATAAAAGGGCTCtgcgtggctcagactgctaagacagtctgttattaacagcagctgcttgcaattactgcaggttcaagtcccaccaggcccaaggttgactcagccttccatcctttataaggtaggtagaatgaggacccagattgttgggggcaataagttgatgttgtatataatatacaaatggatgaagactattgcttgacatagtgtaagccgccctgagtcttcggagaagggctggatataaatgcaaataaaaaaaataaattactgtgGGTAATTTCCAGATTAGTTTGCATTTAGCACAATTCCAGTCAACCCCTCTATCCTGATAAAAGCAAACACACTGCTGAAGTCCAGGTAGCAAAAATATAGCTTGATGTTTGTTATCTTTGTGTTTGGAAAAGTACAACTCTTCTTATTGTCTAAGCAAGAGctgtgcatatatgtatataagtcTCTGGAGTTTtcatggcaagatttcagaaatggttttgcattgcctccttcctagggctgagagagagggactggcccaaggtcacccaactggctttgttcctaaggcaggattaggatTCGCAGTCTCACAGTTTCTGAAATTTTGCTAGAATTGGCAAAATTGAATAACTGAACGAAATTTTGAACACAATTGAATgaaattgtaggaagttagcacccacccctctcctagaagaatgaaatattttaggaaatgttaaaaaggcagaatatatttccctggatgagaaatggagaaacatgttttgaagacaaagcagctccctgcaactccctgcctctcccccacctttgtcaatgggccataggcagaaactcatttcacacacaccccacctttgccaatggaccatcatctgcaacacaataggacccatctagcaacagaaactcaccacatggcacctgggaagattacatcagcagcaaggttagctaagacccctacctCCCAGATTGGGAGTCtgtcaaccaatcagggtactcttcctttgcaccaggaagttcaaagctcagggaGGGCATAAAGCCAGGGCATGCTCAATATCtcggccctttttctgttcaggaactcaaaccatgtgatcctgtccaccattaaaccatctttccaagcaatttccatgtttccagtgtcttttcccccacttggaactgaactcagatggacatttcttcaacAAAATTTTGGTGAAAAAAATGAAGTTAACAAATGAATTGATAGTTGGTAAAATCTTAATATGGTATCTGTTCTTTGGCTTTTGAGTTATAAGGGATATAGATGATGGCCAGCTAAACTCAGTATTTTGTGGTGTTTCTAAAGTTCAGCTGATttcttatagcaggggtgtcaaacttgatttcattgagggccaaatcagggttgtgtttgaccttgtgggccagtgtgggcgtggccagtgtgggcatggccagcttgacatcattcttgtcgggggcgcctgtgctggcccaagcgctctgtcagcgaaaacaggttcccgaactctgttttcggatgtgacggcctcctgcaaccctctgccagagaaaacggagtttgggagggccGCACACAACCCTGCCGAGCTGCATTTTTggttgcgacagcctcctgcaactctctgccaatgaaaacggcgcttgggagggccgcacctttgctgtttcctgggtgaccctgagggccacatctaagcacccagtgggccggatccagcccccgggcctcgagtttgacatCGCTGCCTTACAGAATCTTGTGACAAAGACACATTATGATGACATATATCAAGCATAGAAAATCTACGGCCCTCCAAATGTTCATTAAACTACAATTCCCAACAGCATTGCTAATTGCGAAAGATGTTAGGGACTAGGTGTTTAGACTACCAGCTGGAGATTCACAGGTTCCTCACCTCTGATATCAGTATTCTTAAATTCAAACAATTCTTCTGAAATTCATGAGTCTGTTCCCGTATTTTAACTTAACATTTAACCATTATCATCCCCATTCTATTTGGCTGTCAAAATGAGATCATCTGCATGAATAACAATACTAGGATTTTGTCCACTACTCAGGTATCCATAGGTTGTCTTTGTTCTTATACAGGAATCCTGGGTTCATGTAATTCACCTACTGGTAATAAGGACACTTAAAATCTAGCTCCTATAGTGATACACCATGCTAAACTTGGTTACTTTTACTTGGTTACTCTTAGTTTTCTCAGCTTTTTCTTCACTGGCTTGCATGACTTCAGCCTATGCAGCCAAGTTTATTGTTGAATGTATTATCCAGTAAATTGGATTCTTTGGCAACCACATTAAGCCAACTGAATGAATTGAATACAAAAGTGAGTAATCAGTACGAATGAAATAGGTTGAGGTCATATAGTGAGAATAAAAACAtatgaggaagaaaaaaatgcatcTGAAGGATGGGGAAGATAAAGACAGGAATGAATTCACATATCCACATGAGAGAAGCAAGGATGGtttacaagaataaaaagatCTGAAGAAGTATCATGAATTGTGTTGGCATAAACTGCTTtcagagagtcagtttggtctagtagtggtTATGGCACCAGATGAGAAACCAGGAGACCTGTGAGTTTTAATCAAGCCTTAGGCATGAACCCAGcttggtgatcttgggccagtcttcTCTTAGCCTTAGGAAATAGGAGACTATGGATAACAGGATAGGCCACTtccagaaatcttgccaagaaaactgcagggactggtccaggcagtcaccagcaatcaagactgacttgaaggcacaaaccGCAAACTGGTTTTAACTACGTTTCCTTTCTttgccttagaccaggggtgtcaaactcaaggcctgagggccagatccagcccacagggtgcttagatctggcccaatgggctaccctggaaacagcagaggACCAGCTCACAGTtcgtctgccagcgaaaacggagctcgcaaGAGCCGTGggtggtcctcccgagctccgttttcactggtagaggttgCAGGATGCCATTGCAGTtgaaaactgagctcgggagcctgtttgcgctggcagagtgctcaggccgccacaggcgcccccaacatgagtgacgttgagctggccatgcccaccctggctacgCCCTCCACACTcccaccaaggtcaaacacaaccctgatgcagccctcaatgaaatagagtttgacacccctgccttagaccttTCATTTCTTTGTCTTACTATTGACACTTTTCTGTGCTGCTTCTGCTGAAACCATGTAGCCTGATGGGTCTGTACTTATGGTGTGAGACATATGCAGCCCTCCCCCCATGATTAACAGGAAAGCTTCATGCTCTTCATTCCTTCACCTGATCAGCTAAAAGctattgtaaaaaaaagaaagaaagaaaggctttcTGCTATCATACAGAGGCATCTAGAGAAGAGTGTCCCTGTCTAAACCACTTTGAATAGGATGAAAATGTGAGGGTGGGCGGGGAATGTTTGTGAAAGGTGAGTTCTCAAGGATAGAAGCGAGCATTGTGATTGGTTGCTAGGAACAGAAGCAGATGAAGTACTTCCATTGTGTCAGATTTTGCTATACATATAGTTAAGACACTAAGTACAAGATTCTGTCTCAGCAGAGGCTTGGCACAGAGAAACGGCAGGCAGGCACGCACAAGTCCCATGAGAAAGATGATGACCCAGGAGAACATGATGCCTATAGGAATGCAGGCACCAGTTTCTAGAAGAAAGATGTCcagtcaaagaaagaaagaagctgctAATTTCACCACAAAGACCCTGATGGTAGCAAACTCAGTGCAAAACAAGAAAAGCTTGATTCCTTGGAAATCCATTGATTCCCTGCCCAGCATCTCAGGGCTTATTATTGAAGCAATCGCATCCTGTAAGTCACACAATGGCCTCACTTTTGCAGAGCTGAAGGAAGTGCTCGGTACGAAGGGATACGATGTGAGGAGGCACTATCCTAGAATTAAGAGGAAGCTACAGTCCTTGGTGTCTAAAGGTGCCCTGGTGCGTATGACATGTGGCAACGGCTCAAGTTTTTTTGTCGTCAGGAAGTACCAGGAAAAGATCACCAAAATATCCAGAAACTTGGAGAAAGCTGCAAGGATAAAGAAGGCAGGGATGTGTGCTTCTGAAAAGATAAAGGGAAAAGCCGAAGAAGCAAAGAGTTTGAGCTGGAAGGCTGGAAAAATTAGAAGAAAGCCCAAGAGGTCCCATCGGAAAATAAAAGCAGGACAAAAGTCATCGAGGCCATCCACCAGCCAAAGTAAATCTGTTGAAAGAACACCAAATCTCTGTCAACGAGCCCTTTCTGCTGCTAAAAAGTCAAGTTCTGCTGGTAGCAAAAGTAATTCTGCTTTTCGAGAATCACACCACTCCAATCAGGGATCTGCTTCCGTTTTAAGGCGATCCAGCAGAAACTGCAAGAACGCGGCTGCCTCTTTTTTCAAGACAGCCCAAAGTTCTCTTGACGAAAGCGCTCCTAAAAGATGCAGGCCTTCAAAGAAAGGGCTTCCTCCTCCAGTAAAAGTGCAAGTCAGCCCTTACTACAAGGACAACCTCCTTGCAAAGCAAAAATCCCATTGTAGAAGGGTGAAGACCTACTCTACTAAACGAAGAAACCGTTGCCGGATCAGAGCTTCATTTCACCCACCAAGGAGGACCTCATTCAATTCAGAAAAAGTCCTGAGGAGATAATAGAACCAACCCTCAAGGATGGAGGCCTTCAAAGTAGATGTCTTCTTTGTATCTATTAGAACCACAAAACATTCAATAAAGGTAACTAAGGCCTCAGCTTCTATTCATAATGGATGATTTCATAGTAATAGaattcagacttatataccacttcacagtgctttacatcaggggtgaaatgctcccagttcagaccggatcgcatgatccggcaGCGATCAtgacgggtggttcagagaactggtagcaattgcggtgcaaggctctgcccacccaccctgctgtctttacttcctggttttaacccgaaagtaatgtgttttgtaccttctgtgcatgcgcagaaaggttttgcgcatgcgcagagggtctgtgCGTGCGGGGCGCGTGCACTTTCGAACtgttaaggaaggtaagtagatttcacccctgctttacatccctctctaagcagagtcagcatattttccccaaaatatgccgggatagctcaggcaatagagaagcctgttattagaacacaaagcctgcaattactgcaggttcgagcccggcccaaggttgactcagccttccaccctttataaggtaggtaaaatgaggacccagattgttggggggggcaataagttgactttgtaaaaaatatacaaatagaataagactattgccttatacattgtaagccgccctgagtcttcggagaagggcggggtataaatgtaaacaaaaaaaaaaaacctgggtcattttactgaccttggaaggatggaaggctgagtcaatcttgagccagtgagattcaaaTTGCCCAATTGCTGGAAGCTGGCAgtcagctgaattagcctgcaatactgcattataaccacagcaccaccacagctcttatttcATAATTACAAGCTAGGGTCTATAATTTGGAAGATATACAAAGTGGCCTACAAAAGTCTTTTAATATCTGCATTTCATTTAGGAGCTACTTAAAAGGAAAAGTTAGCACTAGCTATTGAATTCTTTTGTTCCACTTGGAATGTTTTGTTCTGCTGTATAGATGTGAATTCCCTCTGTAAATTACAATATTCCTGGCATCCTAAAACCAAGCCCAGTTCTTGCACACACCCTCATCATCCACAAATACCATGAGGTTGAATTTGCAGGCCCTTGAGTTATAGTGgccaaattctgagaatgccagCCAATCAGTGCTCACTCACTCTCTTTCAACTTTGTTCCTGAATTTATAACTCTCCCTTCCAGAATTTCCACTGGTTTGAAGGGCAGAAATTTAACCCAGTCTGCAGTCCTGGCAAGCCCCAGagaaagtggtgggattcaagtaatttaacaaccggttctctgccctaataatttcgtccaacaaccactttgccaaactgctcagaaagaaccaatactcttcatattatacattaatgatctctgtgaccatattacaagtaattgtgttctctttgctgacgatgtcaaactatttaacaccaccaacaatacagctatcctccaaaaagaccttatctgaatggtctaaaacttggcaactccaaatctcaatcagcaaatgctcagtcttacatattggaaaaaagaacctaaacactaagtacaagcttgatggacattaccttactgatgacccccaccctgttaaagatcttggagttttcatatctaatgatctaagtgccaaagcccactgtaactacatcgcaaaaaaggctttaaaagttgtaaacctaatcttgcgtagcttcttctccaaaaacactacactactaaccagagcatataaaacatttgctagaccaattcttgaatacagctcgactgtttggaacccataccacatttctgacatcaatacaattgaacgtgtccagaaatattttacaagaagagtactccactcctccaaatacaacaaaataccttatgccaccagacttgaaatcctgggtttagaaaatttagaactacgccgccttcgacatgacctgagtttaactcatagaatcatctattacaatgtccttcctgtcaaagactacttcagcttcaattgcaacaatacacgagcacacaacagatttaagcttaatgttaaccgctccaatcttgagtgcagaaaatatgacttcagtaacagagttgttaatgcttggaataaactacctgactctggtctcttcccaaaatccgaaaagcttcaaccaaaaactatctaccattgacctcaccccattcctaagggatttgtaaggggcgtgcataagagcacaaacgtgcctaccattcctgtcctattgttttccttcgttatatccaattaatatagttattacatactcatactcatatatatgcttatgtgttgtatagttgtttcatgcttatgctcatatatactgtgtgacaaaataaataaaataaatccgttctcccgaagtggtgtgaactggctgaatcccaccactgcccaaagaGTGTTATCTCAACAAATCCTGCTTGTGTGACACCCCTGCAAAATTAGTCATTCTGAGGGCTCTACCCAAACTGGGCAGCATACAATGGAAATGGAAGGAGAAGACAGAGGCTCCGGCAGAAAATGAAAACTAAAAACACTGAATAATGTTGGCAGCTCATGAATTTATTATGTGGCAGGAGTGGGGGGCAGTTTTAAAGAGGAGGTAGAGAAGCAGCTTCTTTTAGGCCCTAAGGGGTCATTTGAATATGCTGTCATTTGCTTTGCCGTCAAAAGTATGTAGGAGGCGGGTGTATACAATTACAAATGCTGGGTAACGTTGTTTGATAGAACTTATTGTTAGAAAAGAAAGTTACATACCTGGAATCCAAGACGTTTTCTGCGAAGTCAGCTCCTCCAAGACACCCaggtgggggagaaaaaaaatgtattctcTAATTATTTGTTCAGTGGGAGGCTTTATGGTGTGGGGACTGGATGGGACTGGATGGGACAAGGAAGCAGGAAAATTGGGTATTGGGTGAGGGAGATAgaaagataagatagatagatagatagatagatagatagatagatagatagatagatagatagatagatagatagatagatagatagagggagggagatatATCTGTATTGGGTATAGCCTCCTTGGTGATTGGTGTATATTGTGAGAAAGGGATCTTGAACAAAATAATGTATCTCAGAGTGGAACAACACATATGATCCTAAATTTCTCTGGCTGGGGAGGAATCTTGACTGTGACTGTTGGAGAGCTTCTGCTGGAAATTGATTATGGTTATGCATTCCATGAGTCAATATTTAAttatgatttattgaataaatcatGGTTTCTTGGGTTTGAATGATACTAATTCATAAACTCTGGTTTGTAACTATGATTGAGTTAATAGTAATATGCTAAGCCAAGCCCAAATCACTTTTTGTTTACTAAATCCAAACAGCAATACATCATACAGCTGACTGAAGTGATATATTTGCAtctcaacctttgcaacttcCAGATGTGGacatttaactcccagaattttcatgGTGCAAACTCTGATGTAACTCTGTTCTTGGGAATGACTCAGATGACTAGATCTTGCTTGATAAGACTGTGGGATAAAAAGGCTTTCCTTGTATAGGGTTAACAGCAGACTTGTGAAATGATTTTGAATTAgatatttatggagattctcagtcattcacatCATGATTGTTCAGTTCTGAGTCAGAACTGGAGTTgacaagtgaaatgtcttcaagaaaaacgaAGTAAGTCCAgatgcttttgaaaaagcacctttgggattttgaATGAGACAGATAATGGGTTTAAAAGGAATGGTATTCGTTCTGATGTGACATCACACCTTTATTCTGGTTTTAGACAAAAAATTGTTTTCTTTAGCCTCATTAATTTGCTTTGCTGCGCAGTGTTTTGGATATGACCAAATCTTCCATGGAAGGAGGAAAATTAATACAGAATTATGTTTTTAACCTTCGATATGGTAGACTAACTAATTTACAGGTTCCAAACTGGGTCGGTGACCGagacagattggatcctgcattaTTATCCTGGGACATTTATAGTCACCTTAATTTACGCTCTTCGTCCCTTAGAAACAATAAATGGAGCTTGCTTCTTATTGGATAAAATAGCTTCCCGTTCAGAAGCCTTTAACCAATGACATTCAAGGAAGCTTTATTTTGCATTGTGCCGTTAGTTGTGGAAAGGAGAGCTGTTTTGCCTGGAAGTGGTGAAAATTGGAGGGAAAATGGGCGCGTAAAGTTGGCTCTAAAAGGCGCCGTTGTAGCTTGGGGGTGAGGGGAAGCGGGAGAAAATCCTTTCCGAAAAGGGACTGTACCAAGTGAATCGGAAGAGGAGCGCCCAAGTTTTGAATCTAAgagctgtcaaaaaaaaaaaaccgtagCCCGGGACAAGAAAATTCGTCGAATAAACTACAGCTTCCAGCTACGTGCAGATCTTCGTTTTCCTGCTAGATCGGGAGCTCTCGCCGCCGCACACAGCTGGACCTAGGCCCTGGAAGTTTTGACGGTCTGAAAGTGTGACGAAATCAAAATACTGCTTTGGGCCAAGGGGGAGCGATGGCTACAGCCCCAAGTGCTAAAAGGTCTTCTTGAGGCATAAAGGTTCTTTTTAGAGCCATGTTTCAATAACCGAAGAGGGAATAATAAAGTTGCTTAATTATGGGTAGAAATCTGGTTTCTGGGTTTTGATTAATAATTTTCGCTTTCTGAATAGATAATAAAAAGCCGTTCTGCCAATATGAAAGCGGATAGAATTAATTTTTTATAGTGCCTGAGCAAATCCGTTTTGCCCACCTTTCTTGGAATTGTGCCGATAGCGGCCCGTTTTACTTTGACAGACTGTtgtaaactaaaatattttaagctACATTGAGAATCGTTTCTCATATTTAATCCTAGTTACATTCTTAGTCTCCATCTGCAAAATGGTGTCTTCAAGGATTTGGAAACCAAAATTTACCATGTGTTAA
This genomic window from Ahaetulla prasina isolate Xishuangbanna chromosome 2, ASM2864084v1, whole genome shotgun sequence contains:
- the LOC131191222 gene encoding vespryn-21-like, coding for MSLSAGFQFSLNFLQAKKVLQKLTGLCCMLLFTLCLFADQENGGKALASLPGKWKKAHVAFDSNTPFQSLVVSPGKKTVENVGGPQVVPDNPERFNSSPCALGSPGFRSGKHFFEVKYGTQREWAVGLAGKSVKRKGYLRLDPEEQIWHFPILHFKEVASKKWLRRSDSHNSSRKIIVFLDYNGGKVIFKRNGEVTTNKANFNREEVLPFFYIGGTVSLTIL